DNA sequence from the Bacteroidales bacterium genome:
GTTTACAGCGAAGTTGTAAGCATGAGCGGCAGCCATTACAGCCAGACACTTGACTTAAACCACCTGGACAATGGCATGTACATCCTCTCCATTGAAAGCCCCGATATCAATGTGTTCAGAAAATTGATTATCAGGAAATAACGTTTATAGAAACCTAAATGTTGAATCCAGCTTCAAATTTTGGAGCTGGATTTTTTTACTCCCGCCGACAGCAAATAAAGTGCTTAAGCAAATAATGACTAAGTTTGAAGAAAATATTGCCTTAATGATACGGAACTTGTTCATAACTGCTTTCTTTCTCGGAGTATCTTACTACTGCGCACAGGGTCAGACTATAGCAGATTCGATTCTGCTTAATCAACCGAATCAGCATTT
Encoded proteins:
- a CDS encoding T9SS type A sorting domain-containing protein, with protein sequence VYSEVVSMSGSHYSQTLDLNHLDNGMYILSIESPDINVFRKLIIRK